In Pedobacter sp. SL55, the following proteins share a genomic window:
- a CDS encoding GIY-YIG nuclease family protein, with the protein MPNIHNYFVYILECADGSYYVGVTNDLEIRIEQHNSGYDVKAYTFTRRPVILRYYQRFTLINQAIEFEKQLKGWSRKKKEALFNEDWNEVKRLSNLKKK; encoded by the coding sequence ATGCCAAACATCCATAATTACTTCGTTTACATTTTAGAGTGTGCAGATGGAAGTTATTATGTTGGTGTAACTAACGATTTAGAAATTAGAATTGAACAGCATAATAGTGGTTATGATGTTAAAGCGTATACCTTTACTAGACGACCAGTAATACTAAGATATTATCAGCGGTTCACTTTGATAAACCAAGCTATAGAGTTTGAAAAGCAATTGAAAGGTTGGAGTAGAAAAAAGAAAGAAGCACTTTTCAACGAAGATTGGAACGAAGTAAAAAGATTATCCAACCTAAAAAAGAAATAA
- the fabG gene encoding 3-oxoacyl-[acyl-carrier-protein] reductase, producing MKLLEGKTALITGASKGIGRKIAEEFAKQGAKVAFTYLSSVEKGQALEQELQAFGTQVKGYRSDASKFDEAEQLINDIVADFGALDIVVNNAGITKDGLLMRMSEENWDDVINVNLKSVFNVTKAASKVMMKARKGVFINMSSVVGVQGNAGQANYAASKAGIIGFTKSVAKELGSRNIRANVVAPGFIKTEMTEVLDPAVVAGWEKDIPMKRAGETEDIANVCVFLASDMSAYVTGQTLSVCGGML from the coding sequence ATGAAATTACTAGAAGGAAAAACAGCACTCATCACAGGTGCATCAAAAGGAATAGGCAGAAAAATTGCAGAAGAGTTTGCAAAACAAGGTGCTAAAGTAGCTTTTACTTACCTATCATCTGTAGAAAAAGGACAAGCTTTAGAACAAGAACTACAAGCTTTTGGTACGCAGGTAAAAGGTTACCGTTCTGATGCTTCAAAATTTGATGAAGCAGAACAACTGATCAATGATATTGTTGCCGATTTCGGTGCTTTGGATATTGTAGTGAATAACGCAGGCATCACTAAAGACGGTTTATTGATGCGCATGAGCGAAGAAAACTGGGACGATGTGATTAACGTAAACCTAAAATCTGTGTTTAATGTAACTAAGGCCGCTTCTAAAGTGATGATGAAAGCTCGTAAAGGCGTTTTCATAAACATGAGTTCTGTGGTTGGTGTACAAGGAAATGCTGGTCAGGCTAATTATGCGGCATCAAAAGCGGGTATCATCGGCTTCACTAAATCGGTAGCAAAGGAGTTGGGTTCTCGTAATATCCGTGCTAATGTGGTTGCGCCAGGTTTCATCAAAACTGAAATGACGGAGGTATTAGACCCTGCCGTAGTAGCTGGTTGGGAAAAAGATATTCCAATGAAACGTGCTGGAGAAACAGAAGATATCGCTAATGTATGCGTATTCTTAGCTTCAGACATGAGCGCTTACGTAACCGGACAAACGCTTTCTGTTTGTGGCGGTATGCTGTAA
- a CDS encoding L,D-transpeptidase family protein, with product MTLTASAQKCFKQQQLKFERVRTAYDLKWPSLEKELQKGGFDKGFEMLLNYYKMEEKLEVWLKTSTQNSFTLFKSYNACAKSGSLGPKVVEGDLQTPEGFYNINVFNPMSNFHLSLGVNYPNAVDRARTGKNRRTGGDIYIHGDCFTVGCVPLTDDKIREVYVLAVEAINNGQKEIPVNIFPFRMTKTNLERQGKLFPQHVAFWKTLQPGFDYFEQHKKMAKITQVGGKYVVE from the coding sequence ATGACCTTAACAGCTAGTGCACAAAAGTGCTTTAAGCAACAACAATTGAAATTTGAGCGTGTAAGAACTGCTTACGATTTGAAGTGGCCATCTTTAGAAAAAGAGCTACAAAAAGGTGGTTTTGATAAGGGATTTGAAATGCTTTTAAACTACTACAAGATGGAAGAAAAGTTAGAAGTTTGGCTAAAGACTTCGACACAAAATAGTTTTACGCTTTTCAAAAGTTACAATGCTTGTGCTAAATCTGGCTCTTTAGGCCCAAAAGTAGTTGAAGGCGATTTGCAAACACCCGAAGGTTTTTACAACATTAATGTATTTAACCCAATGAGCAACTTTCATTTATCGTTAGGCGTTAATTACCCAAATGCCGTTGATAGGGCTAGAACTGGAAAAAACAGAAGAACGGGTGGCGATATTTACATTCATGGCGATTGTTTTACCGTGGGTTGTGTACCACTAACGGATGATAAAATTAGAGAAGTTTATGTTTTGGCTGTAGAAGCTATAAATAATGGACAAAAAGAAATTCCAGTTAACATTTTCCCATTTAGGATGACTAAAACTAATTTAGAAAGACAAGGAAAGCTTTTTCCTCAGCATGTTGCTTTTTGGAAAACTTTGCAACCTGGATTTGATTATTTTGAGCAGCATAAGAAGATGGCGAAGATTACGCAGGTTGGCGGGAAGTATGTTGTTGAGTAA